In Rhodamnia argentea isolate NSW1041297 chromosome 11, ASM2092103v1, whole genome shotgun sequence, one genomic interval encodes:
- the LOC115729713 gene encoding protein WVD2-like 4 isoform X2, with the protein MDLVHKSSSSVTPAKESKASSRLKNQQETAKLCENVNPNLSHSSPGPRVANSPVAAAKSAKSQKSASKNPNPVSNYSPRNRIRDRKFVLAKRNARKGEAGGPRAAACKCKEKTGGHPKKCLCVAYESLRASQEEFFKSKDGEGSELIERGEEMENRLMVHDLGNEEGFQGKIEENRSSPLEDPEFCELGEFDAAPIQVGVSTVKRRRDKLMEEARKSVPDSGCGRVMHLVKAFENLMKIPNPKETDSKDEREVAEEQSRKKVMNWALPGLPPPKAPETEVSSSSFSPSELHLTAENLGLDSRASLSSSWDSSQGRTSNGGRRSRRNSLESYGTLGGSRWKKKQLRVTSQKPFQLRTEQRGRMKEEEFMKKMRETMDEEDRLRIPVAQGLPWTTDEPECLIKPPVKEITRPLDLKLHSDMRAAERAEFDHQIAEKMSLIEQYKMERERQQRLAEEEEIRRLRRELVPKAQPMPYFDRPFMPKRSSKNPTIPREPKFHIPQQKKIKCCLSWNDMSPYTYHECAHEDTQK; encoded by the exons ATGGATTTAGTCCATAAGAGTTCCTCATCTGTGACGCCGGCGAAGGAATCCAAAGCGTCGTCCAGGTTGAAGAATCAGCAGGAGACCGCGAAGCTGTGTGAGAATGTGAACCCTAATCTCTCGCACTCGAGCCCTGGCCCCAGAGTGGCCAATTCCCCCGTGGCGGCGGCCAAGTCCGCGAAATCGCAGAAATCGGCCTCCAAGAACCCTAATCCGGTGAGTAATTACTCCCCCAGGAACAGAATTCGGGATCGGAAGTTCGTTTTGGCGAAGAGGAACGCGAGGAAAGGGGAGGCCGGGGGGCCGAGAGCAGCGGCGTGCAAGTGCAAGGAGAAGACCGGTGGGCATCCGAAGAAGTGTCTCTGCGTGGCTTACGAGAGCTTGAGGGCTTCGCAGGAGGAGTTTTTTAAGAGCAAGGACGGTGAGGGAAGTGAGTTGATTGAACGAGGAGAAGAGATGGAGAATCGGTTGATGGTACATGATTTGGGGAATGAGGAGGGTTTTCAGGGGAAAATTGAGGAAAATCGGTCGTCTCCACTCGAGGATCCCGAATTTTGCGAGCTGGGTGAGTTTGATGCTGCTCCGATACAAGTTGGGGTTTCCACAGTTAAGAGGAGGAGGGACAAGTTGATGGAAGAGGCGAGGAAGAGCGTGCCTGATAGCGGGTGCGGGAGAGTGATGCATTTGGTTAAAGCATTTGAAAATCTCATGAAGATACCGAACCCGAAGGAGACAGATTCGAAGGATGAGAGAGAGGTGGCTGAAGAGCAGAGTAGGAAGAAGGTGATGAACTGGGCGTTGCCGGGATTGCCGCCCCCAAAGGCCCCAGAAACGGAGGTGTCTTCGTCTTCCTTCTCTCCGTCGGAATTGCACTTGACAGCCGAGAATCTAGGCCTGGATTCGcgtgcttctctttcttcttcatgggACAGCAGCCAAGGAAG AACTTCTAATGGGGGTCGGAGAAGCCGTAGAAAT AGCCTCGAATCATATGGAACATTAGGTGGAAGTAGATGGAAGAAGAAACAGCTGAGAGTCACCAGCCAAAAACCTTTTCAGCTGAGAACTGAG CAAAGGGGAAGAATGAAAGAGGAGGAGTTCATGAAGAAGATGCGAGAGACCATGGATGAGGAAGACAGACTGCGGATACCAGTTGCGCAAGGTCTGCCATGGACAACTGATGAACCGGAG tGTCTCATCAAACCTCCCGTAAAGGAGATTACTAGGCCACTCGACCTGAAGCTACACAGTGATATGCGGGCAGCAGAGCGAGCTGAGTTTGACCACCAG ATAGCAGAAAAGATGAGCCTGATTGAGCAATACAAGATGGAGAGGGAGAGGCAGCAAAGG ttggcagaagaagaagaaatcagaaGGCTAAGAAGAGAACTTGTGCCGAAGGCACAACCCATGCCATATTTCGACAGGCCTTTCATGCCGAAGAG GTCATCGAAAAACCCAACTATCCCAAGAGAACCCAAGTTTCACATTCCTCAGCAGAAGAAGATCAAGTGCTGTTTATCATGGAATGACATGAGCCCCTACACATACCATGAATGTGCCCACGAAGATACGCAGAAGTGA
- the LOC115729713 gene encoding uncharacterized protein LOC115729713 isoform X1, protein MDLVHKSSSSVTPAKESKASSRLKNQQETAKLCENVNPNLSHSSPGPRVANSPVAAAKSAKSQKSASKNPNPVSNYSPRNRIRDRKFVLAKRNARKGEAGGPRAAACKCKEKTGGHPKKCLCVAYESLRASQEEFFKSKDGEGSELIERGEEMENRLMVHDLGNEEGFQGKIEENRSSPLEDPEFCELGEFDAAPIQVGVSTVKRRRDKLMEEARKSVPDSGCGRVMHLVKAFENLMKIPNPKETDSKDEREVAEEQSRKKVMNWALPGLPPPKAPETEVSSSSFSPSELHLTAENLGLDSRASLSSSWDSSQGSVSSRTSNGGRRSRRNSLESYGTLGGSRWKKKQLRVTSQKPFQLRTEQRGRMKEEEFMKKMRETMDEEDRLRIPVAQGLPWTTDEPECLIKPPVKEITRPLDLKLHSDMRAAERAEFDHQIAEKMSLIEQYKMERERQQRLAEEEEIRRLRRELVPKAQPMPYFDRPFMPKRSSKNPTIPREPKFHIPQQKKIKCCLSWNDMSPYTYHECAHEDTQK, encoded by the exons ATGGATTTAGTCCATAAGAGTTCCTCATCTGTGACGCCGGCGAAGGAATCCAAAGCGTCGTCCAGGTTGAAGAATCAGCAGGAGACCGCGAAGCTGTGTGAGAATGTGAACCCTAATCTCTCGCACTCGAGCCCTGGCCCCAGAGTGGCCAATTCCCCCGTGGCGGCGGCCAAGTCCGCGAAATCGCAGAAATCGGCCTCCAAGAACCCTAATCCGGTGAGTAATTACTCCCCCAGGAACAGAATTCGGGATCGGAAGTTCGTTTTGGCGAAGAGGAACGCGAGGAAAGGGGAGGCCGGGGGGCCGAGAGCAGCGGCGTGCAAGTGCAAGGAGAAGACCGGTGGGCATCCGAAGAAGTGTCTCTGCGTGGCTTACGAGAGCTTGAGGGCTTCGCAGGAGGAGTTTTTTAAGAGCAAGGACGGTGAGGGAAGTGAGTTGATTGAACGAGGAGAAGAGATGGAGAATCGGTTGATGGTACATGATTTGGGGAATGAGGAGGGTTTTCAGGGGAAAATTGAGGAAAATCGGTCGTCTCCACTCGAGGATCCCGAATTTTGCGAGCTGGGTGAGTTTGATGCTGCTCCGATACAAGTTGGGGTTTCCACAGTTAAGAGGAGGAGGGACAAGTTGATGGAAGAGGCGAGGAAGAGCGTGCCTGATAGCGGGTGCGGGAGAGTGATGCATTTGGTTAAAGCATTTGAAAATCTCATGAAGATACCGAACCCGAAGGAGACAGATTCGAAGGATGAGAGAGAGGTGGCTGAAGAGCAGAGTAGGAAGAAGGTGATGAACTGGGCGTTGCCGGGATTGCCGCCCCCAAAGGCCCCAGAAACGGAGGTGTCTTCGTCTTCCTTCTCTCCGTCGGAATTGCACTTGACAGCCGAGAATCTAGGCCTGGATTCGcgtgcttctctttcttcttcatgggACAGCAGCCAAGGAAG CGTTTCAAGCAGAACTTCTAATGGGGGTCGGAGAAGCCGTAGAAAT AGCCTCGAATCATATGGAACATTAGGTGGAAGTAGATGGAAGAAGAAACAGCTGAGAGTCACCAGCCAAAAACCTTTTCAGCTGAGAACTGAG CAAAGGGGAAGAATGAAAGAGGAGGAGTTCATGAAGAAGATGCGAGAGACCATGGATGAGGAAGACAGACTGCGGATACCAGTTGCGCAAGGTCTGCCATGGACAACTGATGAACCGGAG tGTCTCATCAAACCTCCCGTAAAGGAGATTACTAGGCCACTCGACCTGAAGCTACACAGTGATATGCGGGCAGCAGAGCGAGCTGAGTTTGACCACCAG ATAGCAGAAAAGATGAGCCTGATTGAGCAATACAAGATGGAGAGGGAGAGGCAGCAAAGG ttggcagaagaagaagaaatcagaaGGCTAAGAAGAGAACTTGTGCCGAAGGCACAACCCATGCCATATTTCGACAGGCCTTTCATGCCGAAGAG GTCATCGAAAAACCCAACTATCCCAAGAGAACCCAAGTTTCACATTCCTCAGCAGAAGAAGATCAAGTGCTGTTTATCATGGAATGACATGAGCCCCTACACATACCATGAATGTGCCCACGAAGATACGCAGAAGTGA
- the LOC115729713 gene encoding uncharacterized protein LOC115729713 isoform X3, with amino-acid sequence MDLVHKSSSSVTPAKESKASSRLKNQQETAKLCENVNPNLSHSSPGPRVANSPVAAAKSAKSQKSASKNPNPVSNYSPRNRIRDRKFVLAKRNARKGEAGGPRAAACKCKEKTGGHPKKCLCVAYESLRASQEEFFKSKDGEGSELIERGEEMENRLMVHDLGNEEGFQGKIEENRSSPLEDPEFCELGEFDAAPIQVGVSTVKRRRDKLMEEARKSVPDSGCGRVMHLVKAFENLMKIPNPKETDSKDEREVAEEQSRKKVMNWALPGLPPPKAPETEVSSSSFSPSELHLTAENLGLDSRASLSSSWDSSQGSVSSRTSNGGRRSRRNSLESYGTLGGSRWKKKQLRVTSQKPFQLRTEQRGRMKEEEFMKKMRETMDEEDRLRIPVAQGLPWTTDEPECLIKPPVKEITRPLDLKLHSDMRAAERAEFDHQIAEKMSLIEQYKMERERQQRLAEEEEIRRLRRELVPKAQPMPYFDRPFMPKR; translated from the exons ATGGATTTAGTCCATAAGAGTTCCTCATCTGTGACGCCGGCGAAGGAATCCAAAGCGTCGTCCAGGTTGAAGAATCAGCAGGAGACCGCGAAGCTGTGTGAGAATGTGAACCCTAATCTCTCGCACTCGAGCCCTGGCCCCAGAGTGGCCAATTCCCCCGTGGCGGCGGCCAAGTCCGCGAAATCGCAGAAATCGGCCTCCAAGAACCCTAATCCGGTGAGTAATTACTCCCCCAGGAACAGAATTCGGGATCGGAAGTTCGTTTTGGCGAAGAGGAACGCGAGGAAAGGGGAGGCCGGGGGGCCGAGAGCAGCGGCGTGCAAGTGCAAGGAGAAGACCGGTGGGCATCCGAAGAAGTGTCTCTGCGTGGCTTACGAGAGCTTGAGGGCTTCGCAGGAGGAGTTTTTTAAGAGCAAGGACGGTGAGGGAAGTGAGTTGATTGAACGAGGAGAAGAGATGGAGAATCGGTTGATGGTACATGATTTGGGGAATGAGGAGGGTTTTCAGGGGAAAATTGAGGAAAATCGGTCGTCTCCACTCGAGGATCCCGAATTTTGCGAGCTGGGTGAGTTTGATGCTGCTCCGATACAAGTTGGGGTTTCCACAGTTAAGAGGAGGAGGGACAAGTTGATGGAAGAGGCGAGGAAGAGCGTGCCTGATAGCGGGTGCGGGAGAGTGATGCATTTGGTTAAAGCATTTGAAAATCTCATGAAGATACCGAACCCGAAGGAGACAGATTCGAAGGATGAGAGAGAGGTGGCTGAAGAGCAGAGTAGGAAGAAGGTGATGAACTGGGCGTTGCCGGGATTGCCGCCCCCAAAGGCCCCAGAAACGGAGGTGTCTTCGTCTTCCTTCTCTCCGTCGGAATTGCACTTGACAGCCGAGAATCTAGGCCTGGATTCGcgtgcttctctttcttcttcatgggACAGCAGCCAAGGAAG CGTTTCAAGCAGAACTTCTAATGGGGGTCGGAGAAGCCGTAGAAAT AGCCTCGAATCATATGGAACATTAGGTGGAAGTAGATGGAAGAAGAAACAGCTGAGAGTCACCAGCCAAAAACCTTTTCAGCTGAGAACTGAG CAAAGGGGAAGAATGAAAGAGGAGGAGTTCATGAAGAAGATGCGAGAGACCATGGATGAGGAAGACAGACTGCGGATACCAGTTGCGCAAGGTCTGCCATGGACAACTGATGAACCGGAG tGTCTCATCAAACCTCCCGTAAAGGAGATTACTAGGCCACTCGACCTGAAGCTACACAGTGATATGCGGGCAGCAGAGCGAGCTGAGTTTGACCACCAG ATAGCAGAAAAGATGAGCCTGATTGAGCAATACAAGATGGAGAGGGAGAGGCAGCAAAGG ttggcagaagaagaagaaatcagaaGGCTAAGAAGAGAACTTGTGCCGAAGGCACAACCCATGCCATATTTCGACAGGCCTTTCATGCCGAAGAGGTAA
- the LOC115729714 gene encoding pentatricopeptide repeat-containing protein At5g15300-like, translating to MQVPMIQVRLQCGAQAPLSLAAALASLAETCLSMQGLTQIHARALRSHLQDHPMVLAKIFRFAAVTPSGDLRYAHRLFDQIPRPNGFFHNLLIRGYSSSSQPCVSVDLFNQMRRNGVDPDGHSFTFLLKARSRMEGRSDDVHGLVVRLGFSGYLFVKNALIHMYAMGGMPAGARRVFDETRAADVVSWSGLVTAHVRAGELELAREVFDAMPERDVVSWTALISGYTQASRSREALELFWDMGEAGVWPDEVTMVSVISACSNLKDGETGLKIHRYIEENGFGWMVSLGNALIHMHAQCGCMEQAWQVFNGMGRRSSITWNCMILACANHGDAEDAIDLFQRMVQSNMRPDKATFLALLVAYAHKGLVDEGYRLFRCMRREFSIEAGIEHYGCMVDTLGRAGRLEEAYNLIIRMPMPSNDVIWGSLLAACRIYHDVEMGERVVRKLFELNPRKGGYYVLLRDIYIAAGRTDEANEMEQTMAADGALKTPGYSWLGG from the coding sequence ATGCAAGTGCCCATGATTCAGGTACGGCTGCAATGCGGAGCCCAAGCACCACTTAGCCTCGCGGCCGCTCTGGCTTCCCTCGCCGAGACCTGCCTTTCCATGCAAGGCCTCACGCAGATCCACGCTCGCGCTCTGCGCTCCCACCTCCAAGATCACCCCATGGTCCTCGCGAAGATCTTCCGCTTCGCGGCGGTGACGCCGTCCGGCGACTTGCGGTACGCGCACCGCCTGTTCGACCAAATTCCTCGCCCGAACGGGTTCTTCCACAACCTGCTCATTCGCGGGTACTCCAGTAGCTCGCAGCCTTGTGTCTCCGTCGACCTGTTCAATCAGATGAGGCGAAATGGGGTAGACCCAGATGGGCATTCCTTCACATTCCTGCTGAAAGCGCGGTCTAGAATGGAAGGGAGGAGCGATGATGTCCATGGGCTTGTGGTGAGGCTTGGATTCTCCGGGTATCTGTTCGTCAAGAATGCTTTGATCCACATGTACGCGATGGGAGGTATGCCCGCCGGTGCTCGCAGAGTGTTCGACGAGACCAGGGCAGCCGATGTTGTTTCCTGGTCCGGCTTGGTGACTGCTCACGTGAGAGCTGGGGAGTTGGAACTTGCCAGGGAGGTGTTCGACGCGATGCCCGAGAGAGACGTGGTTTCTTGGACTGCCTTGATTTCAGGATATACGCAGGCAAGCCGTTCGAGGGAGGCCCTGGAATTGTTCTGGGACATGGGGGAAGCAGGAGTGTGGCCGGACGAGGTCACCATGGTGAGTGTGATCTCTGCTTGTTCAAACTTGAAGGATGGCGAGACAGGGTTAAAGATCCACCGTTACATCGAGGAGAATGGGTTCGGGTGGATGGTTTCGCTCGGCAACGCCTTGATTCACATGCACGCGCAATGTGGATGCATGGAACAGGCATGGCAGGTATTCAATGGCATGGGGCGGAGAAGTTCGATCACATGGAACTGCATGATCTTGGCATGCGCAAACCATGGTGATGCAGAAGATGCTATAGACTTGTTCCAACGTATGGTTCAGTCCAATATGCGGCCTGACAAGGCGACGTTTCTGGCGCTTTTGGTTGCTTATGCGCACAAAGGACTGGTCGATGAAGGGTACAGACTATTCCGGTGTATGCGAAGGGAATTCAGCATCGAAGCAGGTATTGAGCACTACGGATGCATGGTAGATACGCTAGGCCGGGCCGGAAGGTTGGAGGAAGCATATAACTTGATCATCCGCATGCCTATGCCGAGCAACGATGTCATTTGGGGGTCTCTCCTGGCGGCATGCAGGATCTATCACGACGTCGAGATGGGTGAGAGGGTGGTGCGGAAGCTATTCGAATTGAATCCTCGTAAAGGAGGTTATTATGTGCTTCTTCGCGATATTTATATCGCCGCCGGTCGGACGGATGAAGCGAATGAGATGGAGCAAACTATGGCAGCCGATGGAGCTTTAAAGACTCCAGGATACAGTTGGTTGGGAGGATGA
- the LOC115729717 gene encoding transmembrane emp24 domain-containing protein p24delta9-like, whose product MSRFNVAPRAVMMVVCMWKVASCMRFDLESGHSKCITEDIKMNAMTVGKYSLINPNEGYPMPDDYKLTVKVNSPQGHNYHHSDHVESGNFAFTAAESGDYSTCFYVSDLRPPRTMVIDFDWRTGFAAKDWSSVAKKGNIEAMEVELKKLLDKIASIHEEMFYLREREEEMQKLNRSTNSKMGTFSFLSLLICLSVAGLQFWHLKSFFERKKLL is encoded by the exons ATGTCGAGGTTTAATGTGGCGCCGAGAGCGGTGATGATGGTGGTTTGTATGTGGAAGGTGGCGAGCTGCATGCGGTTCGACCTCGAATCGGGCCACTCCAAATGCATAACAGAGGACATCAAGATGAACGCCATGACTGTCGGCAAGTACTCCCTCATCAATCCTAACGAAGGCTATCCAATGCCTGACGATTACAAGCTCACTGTCAAG GTGAACTCGCCTCAGGGACACAACTATCATCACTCGGACCATGTCGAATCGGGTAACTTTGCATTCACAGCAGCTGAATCAGGTGACTACTCGACGTGTTTCTATGTGTCCGACCTCAGGCCCCCGAGGACGATGGTGATAGATTTCGACTGGCGGACGGGCTTTGCCGCCAAGGACTGGTCTAGTGTTGCTAAGAAGGGTAACATCGAA GCAATGGAAGTCGAGTTGAAGAAGCTGCTGGACAAGATCGCATCCATTCACGAGGAGATGTTTTATCTTCGCGAGAG GGAGGAAGAGATGCAAAAGCTTAACCGGTCGACCAACTCCAAGATGGGCACCTTCAGTTTCCTGTCACTCCTGATTTGCTTGTCCGTGGCCGGTCTGCAATTCTGGCATCTTAAGTCATTCTTCGAGAGGAAGAAGCTCCTTTAA